Proteins found in one Candidatus Poribacteria bacterium genomic segment:
- a CDS encoding dipeptide ABC transporter ATP-binding protein produces the protein MDRSLLDVIGLRKYFPLRRGLFSRVKGFVKAVDGVTFTVREGEVVGLVGESGCGKTTLGRTVLRLIEPTSGDILFKGKSILKLKGKEMRGMRRHMQMIFQDPYSSLNPRMTLGDLVEEGLKIHGLMSGEERNKKVRDLLDRVGIPSSYIDRYPHELSGGQRQRIAIARAIALNPSFIVCDEPVSALDVSIQSQILNLLMELKEEMNLSYLFISHDLSVVKHMSDRVMVMYLGEIVESARADELYAEPKHPYTLALMSAIPMLEPNTGRRRILLQGDPPSPVNPPEGCRFHPRCPEAMDICKTVPPPDVEISPGHRVRCHLHVVAG, from the coding sequence ATGGATAGATCGCTGCTGGATGTCATCGGACTCAGAAAGTATTTCCCCTTAAGAAGAGGGCTTTTCTCCAGGGTGAAGGGATTCGTGAAAGCGGTGGACGGCGTTACCTTTACCGTCAGGGAGGGTGAGGTTGTGGGATTGGTCGGGGAAAGCGGCTGCGGCAAAACCACGCTCGGCAGAACTGTGCTCCGCCTGATAGAGCCGACCTCCGGTGATATCCTCTTCAAGGGGAAATCCATCCTTAAACTGAAAGGAAAAGAGATGCGTGGGATGAGAAGACACATGCAGATGATCTTCCAGGACCCCTACAGCTCATTAAACCCTCGGATGACCCTGGGAGATCTGGTGGAGGAGGGGTTAAAGATTCATGGCCTCATGTCGGGAGAGGAGAGAAACAAAAAGGTGAGGGATCTGCTCGATAGGGTCGGCATCCCCTCCTCATATATCGATAGATATCCGCACGAGCTGAGCGGAGGACAGAGACAGAGGATCGCCATAGCGAGGGCGATAGCCTTGAATCCAAGCTTCATCGTCTGCGATGAGCCGGTTTCGGCGCTGGACGTCTCGATACAGTCCCAGATACTCAATCTACTCATGGAACTCAAGGAGGAGATGAACCTATCCTACCTTTTCATCTCACATGACCTCTCCGTTGTCAAACACATGTCGGATAGGGTTATGGTGATGTATCTGGGAGAGATTGTGGAATCGGCAAGGGCGGACGAGCTCTATGCTGAGCCGAAACATCCCTACACCCTTGCGCTTATGAGCGCCATACCGATGCTGGAACCCAACACCGGAAGGAGGAGGATACTCCTTCAAGGAGACCCCCCATCCCCGGTGAATCCGCCTGAAGGATGCCGGTTCCACCCCAGATGCCCTGAAGCGATGGATATCTGTAAGACAGTCCCGCCGCCCGATGTGGAGATATCCCCCGGACATAGGGTTAGATGTCATCTGCATGTGGTCGCGGGCTGA
- a CDS encoding ABC transporter ATP-binding protein: MSTWKDDKTLLEVKDLRTCFFIEEGVVKAVDGLSFILNRGETMALVGESGCGKTATALSIMRLLPPPGRVVGGEINFDGRDLLKLSPKEMRGIRGNEIAMIFQDPMTSLNPVLTIGDQMVEMIRLHKEVSKHEAREMALEMLARVNIPDPHIRLGEYPYQMSGGMRQRVMIAMGLSCDPKLLIADEPTTALDVTTQAQILDLMCELQEEYGMSILFISHDLGVVAEIADHVGVMYASKMVECAPKGDLFRDPKHPYTIGLLKSRPRLDYPGGERLYTIPGIVPDPLDYPPGCKFHPRCPYAAERCKADEPELKEIEEGHMVACWRYHDG; this comes from the coding sequence ATGTCTACCTGGAAGGACGATAAAACTCTGCTTGAGGTGAAAGATCTAAGGACCTGCTTCTTCATCGAGGAGGGGGTTGTAAAGGCGGTGGATGGTCTCTCCTTCATCCTCAACAGAGGCGAGACAATGGCGCTTGTAGGTGAAAGCGGATGCGGGAAAACCGCAACTGCCCTTTCCATAATGAGGCTCCTCCCCCCTCCGGGCAGAGTCGTTGGCGGTGAGATAAACTTCGACGGCCGAGACCTGCTGAAACTGAGCCCTAAGGAGATGAGAGGGATCAGGGGGAACGAGATAGCAATGATCTTTCAAGACCCCATGACCTCGTTGAACCCCGTCCTTACGATCGGCGATCAGATGGTGGAGATGATCAGACTGCACAAGGAGGTCTCGAAACATGAGGCCAGGGAGATGGCCTTGGAGATGCTAGCTAGGGTGAACATACCCGACCCGCACATAAGGCTCGGCGAATATCCATATCAGATGTCCGGCGGAATGCGACAGAGGGTTATGATAGCTATGGGCCTCTCCTGTGATCCCAAGCTCCTGATAGCTGATGAGCCCACAACCGCTCTCGACGTGACAACTCAGGCGCAGATACTGGATCTGATGTGTGAGCTGCAGGAGGAATACGGCATGTCGATCCTTTTCATCTCACATGACCTGGGTGTGGTGGCCGAGATAGCGGATCATGTCGGAGTGATGTATGCCTCGAAGATGGTGGAGTGCGCTCCCAAAGGCGATCTCTTCCGTGATCCAAAGCATCCATATACCATCGGCCTGCTTAAATCGCGGCCTAGGCTGGATTACCCCGGTGGTGAGAGGTTGTACACGATCCCCGGAATTGTGCCCGATCCCCTGGATTATCCGCCGGGATGTAAATTCCATCCCCGCTGCCCTTACGCGGCGGAGAGGTGTAAGGCAGACGAGCCTGAGCTCAAAGAGATTGAGGAAGGACATATGGTGGCATGCTGGAGATATCATGATGGATAG
- a CDS encoding ABC transporter substrate-binding protein — protein MPKRIAALMILSSLLLFVGCAGEKVEEQRLVVGISQTLPTLDPAMHRDRTVESVLRNMFDCLVARDSKMNLVPQLAESWEKVDDLTWRFKLRRGVKFHNGDPFTAEDVKFSIERVIKPNMIGGRSSPRKGLIAPVSEAVVEDDHTVLIKTSKPWPILPVMLTFIEIVPEKYIREKGDDYFAEHPVGTGPFRFVEWVKGERLVMRRFKGYYGGSPQRPPVGPAKLDTLIFKPIPESASRIAALKAGECHIIQNLPPHMVSQIESDPGTKVLSCEGTRSFLLGMNCTRSPFNSLKVRQAVSHAVNVDLIISSILEGMAVRLSGPLVSVAFGYNDRLKPYRYDPDLARRLLEEAGYRDGFEVELDTDSDLKEIAEAIASDLAKIDIRAKVRVWEWGVLKPQLQKHERDLFLFSWGNASLDPVGILIPVFKTGGRGNYMGYSNPKVDELLGKAETGMDMERRRSYFREVQKLIYDDLPVVPLYSPKEIYGVRRSVKNWTPTPDGRMDMHDVYLEGR, from the coding sequence ATGCCTAAGCGTATCGCCGCTCTGATGATTCTATCATCCCTCCTCCTCTTCGTCGGTTGCGCTGGCGAGAAGGTAGAGGAACAGAGATTGGTTGTCGGAATATCCCAGACGCTCCCCACGCTCGATCCGGCCATGCATAGGGATAGGACCGTCGAGTCGGTCCTCAGGAACATGTTCGACTGCCTCGTGGCGAGGGATTCGAAGATGAACCTCGTTCCCCAACTGGCCGAGTCATGGGAAAAAGTCGACGACCTGACATGGAGGTTTAAGCTCAGGAGAGGGGTGAAATTCCACAACGGCGATCCCTTCACCGCTGAGGACGTGAAGTTCTCCATCGAGCGTGTGATAAAGCCCAACATGATAGGGGGTAGATCATCGCCACGTAAGGGATTGATCGCGCCCGTAAGTGAGGCTGTGGTAGAGGACGATCATACCGTTCTCATAAAGACCTCCAAACCATGGCCGATCTTGCCGGTTATGCTCACCTTTATCGAGATCGTGCCTGAAAAATATATCAGGGAGAAAGGGGACGATTACTTCGCCGAGCATCCTGTTGGAACGGGCCCGTTCAGATTCGTCGAATGGGTGAAGGGGGAGAGGCTCGTGATGAGGAGGTTCAAGGGTTATTACGGCGGATCGCCGCAAAGACCCCCTGTAGGTCCGGCAAAATTGGATACCCTGATATTCAAACCCATACCTGAATCCGCGAGTAGAATAGCCGCTTTGAAGGCGGGAGAATGCCACATAATCCAGAATCTGCCTCCACATATGGTATCTCAGATCGAGTCCGATCCCGGAACGAAGGTCTTATCGTGCGAGGGAACCCGATCCTTCCTCCTCGGCATGAACTGCACAAGGTCGCCTTTTAACAGCCTTAAAGTGCGTCAGGCGGTGAGCCACGCCGTAAACGTCGATCTCATCATCAGCTCTATCCTCGAAGGTATGGCCGTCAGGCTCTCCGGACCGCTCGTCTCCGTCGCCTTCGGATATAACGACCGGCTGAAGCCATACCGGTATGACCCCGATCTGGCAAGGAGGCTTTTGGAGGAGGCGGGATATAGGGACGGATTCGAGGTGGAGCTTGATACCGACAGCGATCTCAAGGAGATAGCCGAGGCGATAGCATCGGATCTGGCGAAAATAGACATCAGAGCAAAGGTGAGGGTATGGGAATGGGGCGTGTTAAAACCCCAACTGCAAAAACATGAAAGGGATCTCTTCCTCTTCAGTTGGGGTAACGCCAGCCTCGATCCGGTCGGCATACTGATACCGGTGTTCAAAACGGGCGGAAGGGGTAACTATATGGGATACTCCAATCCGAAGGTGGATGAACTCCTCGGGAAAGCTGAAACGGGAATGGACATGGAGAGGAGAAGATCCTACTTCCGCGAGGTGCAAAAGCTGATATATGACGATCTGCCGGTCGTTCCCCTCTACAGCCCCAAGGAGATATACGGAGTTAGACGATCGGTCAAAAACTGGACCCCGACGCCGGACGGAAGGATGGATATGCACGATGTCTACCTGGAAGGACGATAA